Part of the Sphingobacterium sp. LZ7M1 genome, TTCTTCTTCGTTGTACATTTCATCAAAACGGAATTGTTCGGCCCGTTCTTCCTGTAACTGGCCTATTGCCGTATAGCCGTCACCACGGCGGTACTGCTCACGGTAGGCGGCAAGTTTGTCGGATAGGGCGCGGTTCTTGACGTCTTCCGATACATCGGCAATCTGCCCCTGCAAGGGATCGCCCTCTTGCTGGGGTGCTTCATCCTTTGCAAAACCTGTCTGGTAGACGTAAAAAAACAGGCATAGAAAGGGCAACGCTATGAGGGGTAGCACATAGCGTGGCTGTTTGAAATTGATTTTCATGGTTGTTGGATTGTATTAGGGTGAATTATGCTGTTTGTTTGCTTCGGCCAATCGCTTTTCCAGAACCTGCATCCTGTCGATGGCACGCTCCATCAGCAGGCTGTCGGAGCTATCCAGATTGTCCTTTTGCATGAGTGTATCAAGGACGGTACGGATTTCAAGCAGTTCTTTTAAGGCTGAAACGGTGATGACAATACCGCCCATTCCGTCCATTAAGGGTTGTTGCACGGAAAGTTGTAAGGGCTCTTTTTTCGGTGTTTCCTTTGGGAGAAAAAGAAAGCATCCAACGGAAACGAGGATGCTTGCCACCATTGCAAAAAACACCGTGCGTGGCCGGGCTTCAAGGAACCTTTTGGTACGGTGCGCACCTCCATCGATGTACTTGCCAAACTCCCTGTAAAAAGCTGTCCACACCGTCGTGTCGGGCGGGCGGTTAGAAGTTATTTTTTTGAACATAGCTGATGTCTTTGTTTTCGAGTGTCTTCCATCGGGTTATCAGTACGCCGTGGCCATTGTTCTCCGTGCGCATTTCAAGGTCGCGGAGATAACCCTCCGTGACGAGTGTGCGCACCACCGTGGAGCTTCGCCGATCTATGGTCTGTTTGCCATAGTACCGGAAGTATTTGTTCGCCGGATCGAGATGGATGGAATCCGTCTGGATGGTGAGCACGGAGCTGGACGACAGCACGGAATTGAAAAAACCTTTTTCCCGTAGGTTGTTGTACTGCAGTGCCCCGGATTCATCGATCAGGTACATGGCTTTTTTCATCTGGTATTCGATGAATTTATCGTCCGGTGCGAGGGTGAAAAACAACGAATGGAATAGGTTGATATGTGTACGGTACTCGACTGGTCTGTTCACCTCAACGTCTGTCTGTCGGGCGGAAATGGGTACATTGTTGGCATCGAGTATATACACGGATTTACGTGCATTGCCGACCTGTTTATAGGCAAAAAAAGATACCGCCACTACCATGAGCAGGGCGGCGGTCAGACTTGCCCCCGCAATAAAGGTGGCAAGCCTGATCTTGGTCTCGATATTTTTAATTATCATGAAAAATGGGATATAAGGGTTTTAGAATTTGGCGATCATCCTCCTTGCGGCGCGGCCCATGTTGGATGCCCCGCGACCCATCGTGCTTGCGGCCGAGGTGATACCGCTGGTCGATACGATCCAGGTGCTGATGCTCGGTACGGTTAACATGGTCAATCCTCCGATCAGGAACGTCACGATGACGATGCCGAAACTCAACAGTCCATTGCCCGCAAACCGCGACATTTTTTCCAACGTGTCACCCGTGCTTTCAAGGAGCTGCTGGTAACGGGTGATCTCGGCCTCCATAGCATACTGTTGGAACAGGCTTGCTATGTGCATGACCAGATAGGCAATCCCCGAATACAGGTTTACGCTGATAAACCGGGCTATCCACGTACCAAAGGAATCCCGGAATGCGGGCAGGATCGAGGCGGCAACACTAAAAGGGCCCAAAATGATAAGGATGGTCGAATAGATGATCTGGATGATGAATATGATATACACACATATTCGGAGTATCCAGACCGCCAGCGTTTCCAGCACATAGGTGGCCAGTAGCTGCAACCCGACCTGCATCCGGTTTTTGAGTTCTACTATCGGATTCCATACGGTGGCAAACCCCTCTTTTACGGTAGAGGCCACGGCATCCCACGCCTGCCCGTACCATGTATCCGCTTCTTTTTCGGCGATCTCGGTTTCGGCCTGTATGGTGGTGAGCTGATCGGCGACGTCCACCATGAGTTTTGCCCGTTGCAGGCGCAGGTTGTTCACTTCGATCTGCCCGCTGTCAAACAGGCTTTCCGTCTTGGCGGCCACGATGTCCGTAGGATAGGCGAGTACGCGGGTAAACGTTCCCCACCAGACGATGACCATGACCAGCCCGAACGGGCGTAACAACGGCATGATTTCCATTTTTTTGTCGCCCGCCATCATTTCGTATGATTTGATGGCAAAGAAGATGAGCATGAAAATGGCGGAAAGCGCCTGTGCATCGTATATGAACGTGTCAAAATGCTCCCAAACCGTATTCTTCATCCCTTTGAGGAAGTGCATCACACCCTCCTCATACACGCCATTCCCTTGCAGGAAATTGAATGTTTTCTTAAAGGAGTCCGGCACGTCCACCGGATTGGGATTGGCCTGTAAAATAAAACGGGGCATTAGCCCCGTCATGTTAATAAAATCCATATCGTAATTTTCTTTTTGGTTATCGGCTTCTCTTTAGTATGTCCTCCGCGATCTGTATGTCGGAGCGGCCGCCGGAAAATTCCGGCAGATCGGGGTTGTCACTGTTCAAGCGGTCACGGCTTTGGGCCAATAAAATGAATTTGGCGGCATAGTTCTTTTTGGCTTCCCATGCGGCGAGCAGTTTGCGGTGTTCCCCAAGCAGGCGGTGGTAGGCCAGTATGCGGCTGCCCCGGTCAAGGGTGGTCGTCCGGGCGGCTTCCAGTCGTTCTTTCAGTTCCGCGCGTTCTTCGCTGTACCATTCCAATAGCCCTTTGTTCCTTAGATAATCCCCCACCTCCGGCGAAAGTCCGGCGAGCGGATCGGTGTCCGTGCCGCCCGTCAG contains:
- the traK gene encoding conjugative transposon protein TraK; protein product: MIIKNIETKIRLATFIAGASLTAALLMVVAVSFFAYKQVGNARKSVYILDANNVPISARQTDVEVNRPVEYRTHINLFHSLFFTLAPDDKFIEYQMKKAMYLIDESGALQYNNLREKGFFNSVLSSSSVLTIQTDSIHLDPANKYFRYYGKQTIDRRSSTVVRTLVTEGYLRDLEMRTENNGHGVLITRWKTLENKDISYVQKNNF
- a CDS encoding plasmid transfer protein, whose product is MDFINMTGLMPRFILQANPNPVDVPDSFKKTFNFLQGNGVYEEGVMHFLKGMKNTVWEHFDTFIYDAQALSAIFMLIFFAIKSYEMMAGDKKMEIMPLLRPFGLVMVIVWWGTFTRVLAYPTDIVAAKTESLFDSGQIEVNNLRLQRAKLMVDVADQLTTIQAETEIAEKEADTWYGQAWDAVASTVKEGFATVWNPIVELKNRMQVGLQLLATYVLETLAVWILRICVYIIFIIQIIYSTILIILGPFSVAASILPAFRDSFGTWIARFISVNLYSGIAYLVMHIASLFQQYAMEAEITRYQQLLESTGDTLEKMSRFAGNGLLSFGIVIVTFLIGGLTMLTVPSISTWIVSTSGITSAASTMGRGASNMGRAARRMIAKF